In Sebastes umbrosus isolate fSebUmb1 chromosome 15, fSebUmb1.pri, whole genome shotgun sequence, the genomic window CATCACTATTTGGGGTGCAGGAGCAAGTGCAACAAGCTTTTAAGATTCAGCCCACATAGAGCAGTCTATGATTCAGTCTTAAAGCCTGACATCTACTGGAGAAGAGCAGGTACTGCACCGACTGGTTGTGGAGGAAAATGTAATTCAGCAGTCGCCTCATTTCGTTCAACAAAAAAGTAAGGATGTCTGACGTTACCCGTCATGGTTGTACTGGTGGATGACAGAGATGGTGCGAGGGTGCAGGTGGATCCGGAGGAAGTCGGACCACACCTTCACGCTGCCCTCTAGCCTGTAGGCCTTCTGGACTCGAGCCAGCTGGCTGTTCACAGTGTTCACACTCACTGCACCTGCTGGTGGTGAGAGTTGTCAGAGTCCAGTTTGACATTAAATCTTGTTTGTTGTACAAAATTTAAAAGAGGCTTTCTTAAGGTTTTTCTTACCAGAGCGCTGAGGCTGGGGACTGGAGTAAAAATCAACTTCAGCGAGGATCTCCCCTCTCTGGAGACAAAGAGAAGCTGTCAGGATAAGGCACTAAACTGTTTATATGAAAGCAGTATGGATGTTATCAAGCTAGTCAAGTCTGGCTATGGTGGATTTTCTGACATGGCGAGAAGCTTTTATAGAAGCTTTTATAATGATGAAAAGAGTGCTTGGCCTATTTGGAAACCTACAGTTATACTACAGGTTGTGGTCGTGGTgatcttctgttttcttttgatcgctattaaaatatatgataaataccACCATCAAAAGTATCAATGACCTAAAAGCAATTCATACTAGATCAAGATACATATTCAAATATATAGAACACCATTATTGTAAATGGCTTGGCATCACTCTCAAGACAATATCTTGATGGAAAATGTTATGTACTGTATCATTAAGCTGCTTGTCAGTTTCATTTCCACCAGAAATACTCACATCCAACTTGTCCAGATCGTCAAGAAAGGGGTTCTTATCAGGAGGACTTTCTCTGTGCACCATGAGGCTTCCATCCCTGCCAGACGGAGTAATAACACCTTTAATAAGAAAGGATCTGACACATCCATCACTGTAGGTTTCATTCATTACACCAAAAACAAATGCCTAACGGAAGGTTGTcaagcaaacaacaacagagtgTGCGGTTTCACAGAAAAtcacaaaaatgtttaaaaaggtgCAACAATCCACAAGTGACACACTGTAGGAATAAACAGAACAAAATCTGTTCGGCCCTAAagtcttatttatttgtatatatttaccATGTGACGGCAGAGGTGTCCTTGCCGGCGTCATACAGACTTCCCTCCTGCCGTAGAGTCCGAAGACTTCCTGTTATAGACAGAGTGTGGTAGGCAGGTGATTCAGGTTAGCAAGCATCATACACATCCAAGTTACTGTATGAATCTGTATCCATTTAAGGAATCTAAATcttttattaatgcattaaaactCAAAATAGGAAACATTTAAATCACCTGGAAAAATAAAGCTGCTCCAGCACAGAGGATGTTTTCAGCATTAATAAAAGCACGTGATGAACAGGAGGAAGTTACCTTTGAGATCCATGGCAATGAGGCGAGGCGTGTGAGTGACATGTCCGCCCAGAGTCTGTCCTTCACGAAACAAGACATCGCTCTGGATCTCACTCGGCGGCCCATCTGGATCGTATGATAAAGACGCATCCTGCAAAAGAACACAAGCTCCGTCGTCATTTAACTGTTGCAGACTGAAGCTAAAATGATCTAAAACAGCTCTATCTGAGAAGAAATGAGGGTGAGATGTTGCCCTCAGGGAGGTGGTGGGAAATGTATGAATCCAGGGGTTCTCAGGGGCCTCTTACAGGGGAGGAAATGTTCCAAGGACCCGCTCTTAATCGTAACATCAATTAAGCaaaatgcttactaccatttgtacacTTAGATGctgttggaactatttgtattctaaaacttttcaacctcaATACTTCAGACTTGTTTCATAGTgatgaacagaaacacatttcactttgaatcatgttaagataagatgagatgatCCTCTATTAATCCCACAGCGGGGAAACctgcaatgttattgaatgttaataccacttatatacctttaaacagagggtgattttttttttattcaaactgcatttggactgaacttgacagcatttatagtctacatttcaaatatttgatcttaaaacttttataaaaaacagtagcaagactggcatagtcctaataaatccagatatttaaatttacTATAAGTGCTGAAGTGCTataaactttaaaataatgaacttattgctgtgtgtcacaatcagagtatctattggcccaaagctaacgtggatgggagtaatggacacagtATTCTTTGTGTTATTGCTGCAAacggtccccatctgtagatatttcttaatgatacagcacaaatctataatttatagcaaattacaCAATAATTGTTGGACACAATAAACATCAGTGTTGGAGGAATTATTCAGATCctaaataaaagtactaatactacactgtgaactggtaaaagtcctgcattcaaaactttatttaaaagtagtaaaagtatgttAAGCAAGTGTTTTACTTTTATGTATGATGATTATGGATTAATATTATtgctgcattttactgctgtagaagTTTAAGGTTGTGCTCATTTGTAtctcctttatatactgttgggtagtttaatctgcagcaatgcTTCATAATCTATCAAATATTTTCCAtctgatccaagaggctttttagaTAGTTTattatttagcttaagaagtAGGAGgaacacataaaggaacacttcatccttcagtttaccagaaaaatgaataatcaacatcaacacatcaaaGTTACTAAAGCTGGAGCATGTACTGGAGTACaagtataaatatgttttagaatttttgtatataatattattatataccatatacaatAAGCCATCTTGAGctggatgcagcagcagcagcagctggatgcagcagcagcagcagctggatgcagcagcagcagcagctggatgcAGCGTCACAGATGTTCAGTGAGGATGTAACTCAACATCTCCATCAGGCTCATTCATACTTATCTATTTTAAGTTGTGTTAGCACCATAAAGCCTGGTGGCTGCGGTTCTGTTATCTTTACGTGCCAGATGAACTACATCACATGTCTTCTGTGTGTTAAAATGAGCACAAAACGCCCATTCACTCGCTGctaacaacaaaagttgacaaCACATGCAAAGCTAACaatagctagcttagcttagcttagcttagatTTAGCCTCTTACCTGTAAATTCCACCAGTGAGTCCCGACAAAGTTTGAATAATGTCCCAACTGGAGAGTGATGACTTCTCTACAAAAGCTACTCATCGTAACGGAGATCAATAATCaggataaaacataaaaaacaccaacaaGCTCAGACATGGTGGGTATGACAACACTGAACAGAGACAACCTAACACGCTGTTTGTGATCCATGTAGACGGGcttctgtgattggctgagaggaGGGTATGAAGAAATGTGATTGGATGTTACAAATGACGTAGGTGTAAATGTTTGGTTTCACCGTGCCGTAGCTTCACGTGTTGTCTCTGCAAAGTAGTCCTCTCAAGTATTAAAGTTTATACAAATGTAATTAGAAaggatatttttaaaattaatatatattaaagttttataaaaaattaaattaaaaaggacatttttatgtacatttttaaaataaatatatattaaagtttatacaaatgtaattagaaaggacatttttaaaattaatatatattaaagttttataaaatttaaattaaaaaggacattttttaaaattaatatatattaaagttttataaaaaattaaattaaaaaggacatttttaaaattaatatatattaaagttttatacaaatttaaattaaaaaggacatttttaaaattaatatatattaaagttttatcaaatttaaattaaaaaggacagtttttatgtacatttttaaaatgaatatatatgGAAAATTTAggaaatttaaattaaaaaggacagttttatgtacatttttaaaataaatatatattaaagttttatacaattttaaattaaaaaggacatttttaaaaaagatatatatattaaagttttataaaaattttaattaaaaagtacagtttttaatttaaattttataaaatgaatatatattaaagttttatgaaaatttaaatgaaaaaggacagtttttatgtacatttttaaaatgagtaTATATtcaagttttataaaaatttaaataaaaaggacagtttttatgtacatttttaaaatgaatatatattaaagtttatcaaatttaaatgaaaaaggacagtttttatgtacattttaaaaatgaatatatattacatttttataaaatttaaattaaagaggacagttttatgtatattttttaaattaatatattaaagtattataaaatttaaattaaaaaggacAGTTTGTATGTGTTCATTTTTTAATGAACATAAAGCTGTTTAAATAAAttatgcaaattcattttattttctttcttttatcgTTAAAGAAGAAATGGTTggttttataatatattttaataatatttattattaattaatatattaacatatatatatgttcaaATAAAGTATGCAAattaagtatatatatttttctttcttttattgttaAAGAAGAAATTGTTGGATGTGttgctaataataatattataaaaaatgtttttttattgatgacCAGTGATTTTATACACACATGTGAGcaactgttttttattgaagGGCCTTCAGTGACACTGAGACATTCAGACTGTGGTGAACATTCATGATAAAACAGCTGAGTATCTTTATTTAAAACAGGTGGTTTTGATACAGGATGTGATGGATAAACAGATGTTCCAGACTGTTTGATTACAGGCTGACAGGTTGATCATTACCAGTGATCATGGAGACAAAAGGCTGAAACCAGTCCTTCACCTCCTTCATCTTGTCCTCCAGGGTGACCCGCAGGTCTTCGGCAGTTTTCTCGATGCCCTCCTTCATCTGCTCCGCCTGAGACATCAGCAGATCATTCAGGGTGGTGATCTTCGCCTGGGCGTTGTCACGAACCTGAGCAAAATAAGGGTCCAACCGTGTCTTCATGTTCTCCATGTTGGTTGAGCTGCGGGTCTGAAGGTCCTCAAAGAAGTCAACGACATGtctgagagaaagacagagcagTTTTAACTGGAGTGGAGAATACAATTCAAAAACATCTGATTTATCACATTGTTTCAGCGTCCAGTATGTTGTAAAGtattatttgttgtttaaatgcagtattcagattattttcttaaagaggacacatcatgctcattttcaggttcatacttgtatttaaggtttctgctagaacatgtttacatgttttaatgttaaaaaaacactttatttttctcatacagtctgtctgaatatacctgtattcaccctctgtctgaaacgctccgttttagtgtctgtctctttaagatcCCCTCCTAAAAAAGcccagtgtaaaaatactttccAGGAAAGGTCCTCATCATACTTAAGTAGCAGTATGGacgtatgtacagtatatactgtacatttatttagattttaagACATTAAGATTTTGCTCAAAAACAGTCAAGTTTTAAGATattatttagtcatttttaagaTATTTAGTCAGAATTAACCTCTAAAAACACACCATTAATCTGGGAACATACGGTAGATTAAAAAGGAACAATAAGACAATTAAAACATGACTTAGTATTTAAACTATAAcctgcatggccattttcaaaggggtcccttgacctctgatctccagatatgtgaatgtaaatgggttctatgggtacccacgagtctcctctttacagacatgcccactttatgataatcacatgcagtttggggcaagtcatagtcaaatcagcacactgacacgctgacagctgttgttgcctgttgggctgcagtttgccatgttatgatttgagcatattttttatgctaaatgcagtacctgtgagggtttctggacaatatttgtcattgttttgtgttgttaattgatttccaataataaaaatatacttacattttaattaagcagcatatttgtccactcccatgttgataagagtattaaatacttgacaaatctccctttaaggtacattttgaactgatcaaaatgttgcaattaaatattttaatcgattgacagacctaatTTAAACATAGATTAGTACGAAGTATTTGATGAAGACCCTACAAAATGAAACTGTTCTAAGATGAATTAAATAATCAAAAGTTCTTAAAAGTTTGGTTGGTAAAAGTTAGAGAAAGTGTGAGAGCCTCTTACTGGACAGAGTTCTCCATCAGCCTCCAGTGAACGCCTCCCTGCCTCCAGTGGATCTGACTCACCTCTTGATGTCCTGTGTGTCCTTGTTGAGGCGTTTCTTCATCTTGCGGTTGTAGGCGGTGACCCTGACTCTGACGTCGTCGGCGTTCTGCTCCATCATGGTCTGCAGCTCCTCGGCGTACTTCTCCATCTGCTCCCGGGCCTCGCTCATGTGATCTCCCAGCTTGTCGGTCAGCTTCTGCAGGTCTCGGCCCAGTTCATCTGCAGAGTCCTGGGTGAAGGGGGCCAGCTTGGTCTGCAGGTCGTCCTTGTACGTGGCCAGCTCAGCCAAGCTGTCCTGGATCAGGCCGCTGTTGTTGATGTAGTGGGGGGAAGGCGGGACAGATGAGTTTAGGGATTTTGTTGGTggtttttgtgaaatattttggaTTCAAAGGGGGTCAAGACTGAGGTCAAATAAAGGCCTCATTCAAGATAACAGAACATAGAATAGAAAAATTGCTCAGCGGAGCTGGAGATCTATC contains:
- the apoea gene encoding apolipoprotein Ea; protein product: MRVFAVFLALAVLSGCHARSVPQDEGKNPWEVAVEKFNDYVMDLNSKVNEVVTGIQRSQISRELDGLIQDSLAELATYKDDLQTKLAPFTQDSADELGRDLQKLTDKLGDHMSEAREQMEKYAEELQTMMEQNADDVRVRVTAYNRKMKKRLNKDTQDIKRHVVDFFEDLQTRSSTNMENMKTRLDPYFAQVRDNAQAKITTLNDLLMSQAEQMKEGIEKTAEDLRVTLEDKMKEVKDWFQPFVSMITGNDQPVSL